One Pseudomonadota bacterium genomic window, AGGCGCTTAATTTTAAACGTAGTCACTTCAAGACCCTTGGCGGCAAGCTCATGATTAATATTCTGACCAGCCTTTGCAAGATATTCCCTCTGTATCTGACCCTGATAAAAGGCGTCGGAATCATAGTATGCCGCTTGTTCCCGAACCGTGGCCGTGGCGATTTCAGTTATTACTTTTTCAATGTCATTTTCGCCCAGGGCCGCCAGTAGAAGGCCGGCCTGTTCGGCCTTCACCCGATACCAAAGGGCGAATTCTGCCTGAACCAGATCGCCATTCTGAGTCGTAAGTGACAACGTGGGCTCACTATCTGAATCATGGAGAGAAAGTTCCTGCTCGCGAATGCTGACTCGGACCAAAATATTGCTAATCGGGTTATAACCGGAGATAAACCAATAGTGTTTTCCGGGAGCCAGAATCTTCAGATTCTGAGCCGGATCTGATTTGCCGGTCATCACGACACCACGCTGGTCAGCCTCAATAATCGGAGCAAAATAATAGCTTGCCGCCACCAGCCCTCCGGTCCCGCTGAACAGAACGATAACTATCAGTACTTTAAGTAATCTGCTCATAATCCACAATCCTCAAAAAAAGAGATGAATAAATTAATGCTGCCTCCATTCGCTAGAGGAAAATCATACATCATTTCGCTTGAAAGGCTTATCCTCTCCTTTATCAAATCAGGCTGACTATCGTCAACCTTTCTCGATCTGGTTTTAAATTTCACCTTTTCCCTGGCGCAGGACTTCATATTCACTGCCGGTCAGATCAACAATGGTTGACGATTCAGACTCAATATCGCCGGCATCCAAAAGAAAAGCCACATCATTACGAAAAACCTTTTCCAGCGCGACAATTGAGTCTCCACAAGCGGCTGTTTTTTTGACACTGACCGCCAGTAATACACCCTTCAGCTGCTCCGCCAGATGCAGGCAGGCCAGATGATCCGGGGACCTGATACCCACCGTGTGTCGTTTGGTCAGCAGCATTTTCGGAACCAAGCGGGAAGCCGGTAGAATGAATGTATAGGAACCGGGAATCAGGCTCTTCATAAACCGGTAAGCGGGATTGCTGACCTCGGCCTAGAGACTGATATCTTTAAGATCGGCGCAGATCAGGGTGATACGCTTTTCGTGGCGTCCGGTTTTAAGAACATACAACCGATTAATGCCCTTTTTACTGGCCAGCCAACAGACAGCGGCATAATTGGTATCGGTCGGGATTATTGCCAGCTCTCCTGCACGCAGGCCATTGAGCAGTTGCGTCAGTTGGCGAGTTTTAGGCAAACCTCCATAGAGAGGAAAAATCTCCATTTAAATCACTGCACCTGTCTAATCCTGGTGCGATAGTGACCCACAACCCAAAAGTTGCCTGCTTACGCTCGGACCTGAAGGTTGTTAATCCTCAACTTGCTCTTTGCGAGCACAGATTTTGGCGACCCAGATACTCAGCTCATATAGAACAATAACCGGGAGGGCCATCATTGTCTGACTGACAACGTCCGGAGGGGTTAAAATGGCCGCGATTACAAAAGCCCCAAGAATTGCATATTTTCTTTTAGCCGCCAGCGTCTGCGCCTTGATTAATCCCAATAAAGCCAGAAATGCGGTTACAACCGGCAGTTCAAAAACGATTCCGAAAGCGAATAGAAGGCGCACGGAGAAAGAAAAATATTCCTTGACTGACGGCATCGGCTTAATAAAATCAGTAGCAAAACTGATAAAAAATTTAAACCCGAAAGGAAAAACGACATAATAACCAAAGAGAGCGCCACCCACAAAAAAAAACGTGGCAAAAAAAACAAAAGGGAAAACATACTTTTTTTCATGGGCATACAAACCTGGTGCGGTAAAACTCCAGATCTGATAAATTACAATCGGAGAAGCCATAAAAAAACCGGCAAGCAAGGAAATCTTGAGATAAATAAAAAAGGTTTCCGTCAATCCCGTAAAAATAAGCCCGTTTTCAGCCGGCATGGCCGCCAGTAATGGCACCATCAAGAGCCGAAAAAGGCCCTCGGAGAAAAAGTAGGCCGCGAGAGTGCAAATAGCAACGGCTATAATAGCAACCAGGAGACGTTTCCGGAGTTCTTCAAGATGATCCGTAAGGTGCATTCCAATTTCAGGATTTTCTT contains:
- the tatC gene encoding twin-arginine translocase subunit TatC, producing MHLTDHLEELRKRLLVAIIAVAICTLAAYFFSEGLFRLLMVPLLAAMPAENGLIFTGLTETFFIYLKISLLAGFFMASPIVIYQIWSFTAPGLYAHEKKYVFPFVFFATFFFVGGALFGYYVVFPFGFKFFISFATDFIKPMPSVKEYFSFSVRLLFAFGIVFELPVVTAFLALLGLIKAQTLAAKRKYAILGAFVIAAILTPPDVVSQTMMALPVIVLYELSIWVAKICARKEQVED